A section of the Macadamia integrifolia cultivar HAES 741 chromosome 9, SCU_Mint_v3, whole genome shotgun sequence genome encodes:
- the LOC122088584 gene encoding phosphatidylinositol 4-phosphate 5-kinase 6-like isoform X2, which produces MSKEGGGATKAWETTVRKSQAAVRRRGTSFFTAMSVAHVDDDDGGDGASGEVYHAERVLSNGDFYTGQWLDNVPHGNGKYLWTDGCMYVGEWCRGKTMGKGKFSWPSGATYEGEFKSGYMDGKGTYTGSSGDTYRGSWVINLKHGQGTKHYANGDYYDGEWRRGQQDGHGRYQWKNGNHYIGQWKNGVIYGNGTLIWANGNRYDGFWEDSLPKGNGTFRWIDGSFYVGTWSKDPKEQNGTYYPSSASPTGNFDWDPQNVFSVDLSDCKICPGEKVSILPSQKVLNWAGIEADLYQKQATWKSKNVDASGKPRRMSVDGRINNASSDKGFDRFCIWESDGDITCDIIDANQMGGREVEDGLGALQLEDAETWGTRVHTPKFLTREMKKQGQTISKGHKNYELMLNLQLGIRHSVGKPAPATSLDLRSSAFDPKEKVWTKFPPEGSKQTPPHQSCEFKWKDYCPLVFRTLRKLFKVDAADYMLSICGNDALRELSSPGKSGSFFYLTHDDRYMIKTMKKSEVKVLLRMLPAYYNHVRAFENTLVTKFYGLHCVKLTGATQKKVRFVIMGNLCCSEYPIHRRFDLKGSSHGRTTDKPEAEIDENTTLKDLDLNFIFRLQKAWYQELHRQVDRDCEFLEQERIMDYSLLVGLHFRDTPSYTRDQANEGNCDPDGESAAPRLSRVDMDHLLLDPSRWATIRLGLNMPARVEQTVRRNDFETQMVGEPTGEFYDVVLYFGIIDILQDYDISKKLEHAYKSFQYDPTSISAVDPRQYSKRFRDFIFKAFTEDT; this is translated from the exons ATGAGCAAAGAAGGCGGTGGGGCGACGAAAGCCTGGGAAACAACGGTTAGGAAATCACAAGCGGCTGTGAGAAGGCGAGGGACGAGCTTTTTCACAGCAATGTCAGTTGCCCATGTCGACGACGACGACGGAGGTGACGGTGCCTCCGGCGAGGTCTACCACGCAGAGCGAGTCCTCTCCAATGGAGACTTCTACACAGGCCAGTGGTTAGACAACGTTCCTCACGGCAATGGCAAATACTTATGGACCGATGGGTGCATGTACGTTGGCGAATGGTGCAGAGGCAAAACGATGGGCAAGGGCAAATTCAGTTGGCCTTCAGGGGCTACCTATGAAGGCGAATTCAAGAGCGGTTACATGGACGGCAAAGGCACCTACACGGGCTCAAGCGGTGACACCTATAGAGGCTCATGGGTCATTAACCTCAAGCATGGCCAAGGCACCAAGCATTACGCCAATGGTGATTACTATGATGGTGAGTGGCGCCGTGGCCAACAAGATGGGCATGGCAGGTATCAATGGAAGAATGGCAACCATTATATTGGGCAGTGGAAGAATGGTGTGATTTATGGCAATGGAACTCTGATTTGGGCTAATGGGAATCGATACGATGGGTTTTGGGAAGATAGCTTGCCTAAAGGAAATGGTACTTTTAGGTGGATCGATGGGAGCTTCTATGTGGGTACATGGAGTAAGGACCCCAAAGAACAGAACGGTACTTATTATCCTTCCTCCGCCTCGCCAACCGGGAATTTCGATTGGGATCCTCAGAATGTGTTTTCTGTTGATTTGAGTGATTGTAAGATTTGCCCTGGTGAGAAGGTTTCGATTTTACCATCCCAGAAGGTGCTGAATTGGGCTGGAATTGAGGCGGATCTCTATCAGAAGCAAGCAACATGGAAGTCCAAAAATGTCGATGCCAGCGGCAAGCCAAGGAGGATGTCGGTCGATGGCAGGATAAATAATGCCAGCAGTGATAAGGGGTTTGATAGGTTCTGTATTTGGGAATCAGATGGGGACATTACTTGTGATATTATTGATGCAAATCAGATGGGAGGGAGAGAAGTGGAGGATGGTTTGGGGGCTCTCCAGCTTGAAGATGCAGAGACCTGGGGAACAAGGGTACATACTCCAAAGTTTCTAACCAGGGAAATGAAGAAGCAGGGTCAGACAATTTCTAAGGGGCATAAGAACTATGAGCTCATGCTCAATCTGCAGTTAGGGATCAG GCATTCTGTGGGAAAACCTGCACCAGCTACATCCCTTGATTTAAGATCTTCAGCATTTGACCCCAAAGAAAAAGTGTGGACAAAGTTCCCTCCCGAGGGAAGTAAACAAACTCCACCACACCAATCATGTGAATTCAAATGGAAGGATTATTGTCCTTTGGTTTTCCG GACTCTGCGAAAGTTGTTTAAGGTGGATGCAGCTGATTATATGCTATCGATATGTGGAAATGATGCACTCCGGGAGCTCTCATCTCCTGGTAAAAGTGGAAGCTTCTTTTATTTGACCCATGATGATCGCTACATGATAAAGACAATGAAGAAGTCAGAAGTAAAG GTACTTCTAAGGATGCTTCCAGCCTACTATAATCATGTTCGGGCTTTTGAAAACACTTTAGTTACCAAATTTTATGGTTTGCATTGCGTAAAATTAACTGGTGCTACACAGAAGAAG GTTCGCTTCGTTATAATGGGAAATCTTTGCTGTTCTGAGTACCCCATTCACAGGCGCTTTGACTTGAAAGGATCTTCCCATGGCCGTACAACAGATAAACCTGAGGCAGAGATTGATGAGAATACAACTCTCAAGGACCTGGATCTAAACTTTATATTTCGACTTCAGAAAGCATGGTACCAAGAACTTCACAG GCAAGTGGATCGGGACTGTGAGTTTCTTGAACAGGAAAGGATTATGGATTACAGTCTCTTGGTGGGCCTTCACTTCAGAGATACTCCATCATACACTAGGGACCAAGCAAACGAGG GTAATTGTGACCCTGATGGTGAGTCTGCAGCTCCCCGTCTTTCAAGAGTAGACATGGATCACCTTCTTCTTGATCCCAGCCG GTGGGCAACTATCAGATTGGGTTTGAACATGCCGGCAAGGGTTGAACAGACCGTTAgaagaaatgattttgaaaCTCAGATGGTTGGAGAACCAACAGGAGAGTTCTATGATGTGGTATTGTACTTTGGTATCATTGACATACTACAAGACTATGATATCAGCAAGAAGCTTGAGCATGCATACAAATCCTTCCAGTATGATCCAACCTCAATATCAGCTGTCGATCCACGACAATATTCAAAGCGCTTTCGTGATTTTATATTCAAAGCATTCACAGAAGATACTTGA
- the LOC122088584 gene encoding phosphatidylinositol 4-phosphate 5-kinase 6-like isoform X1: MSKEGGGATKAWETTVRKSQAAVRRRGTSFFTAMSVAHVDDDDGGDGASGEVYHAERVLSNGDFYTGQWLDNVPHGNGKYLWTDGCMYVGEWCRGKTMGKGKFSWPSGATYEGEFKSGYMDGKGTYTGSSGDTYRGSWVINLKHGQGTKHYANGDYYDGEWRRGQQDGHGRYQWKNGNHYIGQWKNGVIYGNGTLIWANGNRYDGFWEDSLPKGNGTFRWIDGSFYVGTWSKDPKEQNGTYYPSSASPTGNFDWDPQNVFSVDLSDCKICPGEKVSILPSQKVLNWAGIEADLYQKQATWKSKNVDASGKPRRMSVDGRINNASSDKGFDRFCIWESDGDITCDIIDANQMGGREVEDGLGALQLEDAETWGTRVHTPKFLTREMKKQGQTISKGHKNYELMLNLQLGIRHSVGKPAPATSLDLRSSAFDPKEKVWTKFPPEGSKQTPPHQSCEFKWKDYCPLVFRTLRKLFKVDAADYMLSICGNDALRELSSPGKSGSFFYLTHDDRYMIKTMKKSEVKVLLRMLPAYYNHVRAFENTLVTKFYGLHCVKLTGATQKKVRFVIMGNLCCSEYPIHRRFDLKGSSHGRTTDKPEAEIDENTTLKDLDLNFIFRLQKAWYQELHRQVDRDCEFLEQERIMDYSLLVGLHFRDTPSYTRDQANEGRLSGVRTPTGNCDPDGESAAPRLSRVDMDHLLLDPSRWATIRLGLNMPARVEQTVRRNDFETQMVGEPTGEFYDVVLYFGIIDILQDYDISKKLEHAYKSFQYDPTSISAVDPRQYSKRFRDFIFKAFTEDT, encoded by the exons ATGAGCAAAGAAGGCGGTGGGGCGACGAAAGCCTGGGAAACAACGGTTAGGAAATCACAAGCGGCTGTGAGAAGGCGAGGGACGAGCTTTTTCACAGCAATGTCAGTTGCCCATGTCGACGACGACGACGGAGGTGACGGTGCCTCCGGCGAGGTCTACCACGCAGAGCGAGTCCTCTCCAATGGAGACTTCTACACAGGCCAGTGGTTAGACAACGTTCCTCACGGCAATGGCAAATACTTATGGACCGATGGGTGCATGTACGTTGGCGAATGGTGCAGAGGCAAAACGATGGGCAAGGGCAAATTCAGTTGGCCTTCAGGGGCTACCTATGAAGGCGAATTCAAGAGCGGTTACATGGACGGCAAAGGCACCTACACGGGCTCAAGCGGTGACACCTATAGAGGCTCATGGGTCATTAACCTCAAGCATGGCCAAGGCACCAAGCATTACGCCAATGGTGATTACTATGATGGTGAGTGGCGCCGTGGCCAACAAGATGGGCATGGCAGGTATCAATGGAAGAATGGCAACCATTATATTGGGCAGTGGAAGAATGGTGTGATTTATGGCAATGGAACTCTGATTTGGGCTAATGGGAATCGATACGATGGGTTTTGGGAAGATAGCTTGCCTAAAGGAAATGGTACTTTTAGGTGGATCGATGGGAGCTTCTATGTGGGTACATGGAGTAAGGACCCCAAAGAACAGAACGGTACTTATTATCCTTCCTCCGCCTCGCCAACCGGGAATTTCGATTGGGATCCTCAGAATGTGTTTTCTGTTGATTTGAGTGATTGTAAGATTTGCCCTGGTGAGAAGGTTTCGATTTTACCATCCCAGAAGGTGCTGAATTGGGCTGGAATTGAGGCGGATCTCTATCAGAAGCAAGCAACATGGAAGTCCAAAAATGTCGATGCCAGCGGCAAGCCAAGGAGGATGTCGGTCGATGGCAGGATAAATAATGCCAGCAGTGATAAGGGGTTTGATAGGTTCTGTATTTGGGAATCAGATGGGGACATTACTTGTGATATTATTGATGCAAATCAGATGGGAGGGAGAGAAGTGGAGGATGGTTTGGGGGCTCTCCAGCTTGAAGATGCAGAGACCTGGGGAACAAGGGTACATACTCCAAAGTTTCTAACCAGGGAAATGAAGAAGCAGGGTCAGACAATTTCTAAGGGGCATAAGAACTATGAGCTCATGCTCAATCTGCAGTTAGGGATCAG GCATTCTGTGGGAAAACCTGCACCAGCTACATCCCTTGATTTAAGATCTTCAGCATTTGACCCCAAAGAAAAAGTGTGGACAAAGTTCCCTCCCGAGGGAAGTAAACAAACTCCACCACACCAATCATGTGAATTCAAATGGAAGGATTATTGTCCTTTGGTTTTCCG GACTCTGCGAAAGTTGTTTAAGGTGGATGCAGCTGATTATATGCTATCGATATGTGGAAATGATGCACTCCGGGAGCTCTCATCTCCTGGTAAAAGTGGAAGCTTCTTTTATTTGACCCATGATGATCGCTACATGATAAAGACAATGAAGAAGTCAGAAGTAAAG GTACTTCTAAGGATGCTTCCAGCCTACTATAATCATGTTCGGGCTTTTGAAAACACTTTAGTTACCAAATTTTATGGTTTGCATTGCGTAAAATTAACTGGTGCTACACAGAAGAAG GTTCGCTTCGTTATAATGGGAAATCTTTGCTGTTCTGAGTACCCCATTCACAGGCGCTTTGACTTGAAAGGATCTTCCCATGGCCGTACAACAGATAAACCTGAGGCAGAGATTGATGAGAATACAACTCTCAAGGACCTGGATCTAAACTTTATATTTCGACTTCAGAAAGCATGGTACCAAGAACTTCACAG GCAAGTGGATCGGGACTGTGAGTTTCTTGAACAGGAAAGGATTATGGATTACAGTCTCTTGGTGGGCCTTCACTTCAGAGATACTCCATCATACACTAGGGACCAAGCAAACGAGGGTCGTCTCTCTGGTGTTCGAACCCCTACTG GTAATTGTGACCCTGATGGTGAGTCTGCAGCTCCCCGTCTTTCAAGAGTAGACATGGATCACCTTCTTCTTGATCCCAGCCG GTGGGCAACTATCAGATTGGGTTTGAACATGCCGGCAAGGGTTGAACAGACCGTTAgaagaaatgattttgaaaCTCAGATGGTTGGAGAACCAACAGGAGAGTTCTATGATGTGGTATTGTACTTTGGTATCATTGACATACTACAAGACTATGATATCAGCAAGAAGCTTGAGCATGCATACAAATCCTTCCAGTATGATCCAACCTCAATATCAGCTGTCGATCCACGACAATATTCAAAGCGCTTTCGTGATTTTATATTCAAAGCATTCACAGAAGATACTTGA